One genomic window of Numida meleagris isolate 19003 breed g44 Domestic line chromosome 1, NumMel1.0, whole genome shotgun sequence includes the following:
- the AMIGO2 gene encoding amphoterin-induced protein 2: MSLNCRTLPTRLGVCKVNCRALAFLLVFAVSVGGSAPGMCPTACICASDIVSCTNKNLSRVPGNLYRSMKRLDLSYNKIGFLEPEWVPVLFEKLNTLIINHNSISSIITGSFSTTPNLKYLDLSSNSLKTLGSPVFQELGALEVLLLYNNQITHIESSAFGGLYKLQKLYLSYNFLLHFPLDLYVGKHKLTELILLDISFNHIQSMPVQRLSSVPAKHLSGVYLHGNPFYCDCTLYSMLIFWYQRHFSSVVDFKSEYTCLLRSDPRGYNRQPLLHDNFLNCSESTINSSFQAFGFFHDAQVGDRLIVHCDSRIGDAGTHFVWVSPDNKLLEPDMQTDKFRVFHNGSLEIRDARIEDSGLYSCTAINKKRLLNETIEVRINVSNFTVNRPHAHEAFNTAFTTLAACVASIVLVLLYLYLTPCPCQCKTKRRKRKLNQSSAHTSILNSTPPQELPADEKKASTGKRVVFLEPVHEPKHSQNGKVKLFPNDNVIAESILKTTRTKSDSDSVNSVFSDTPFMPST, from the coding sequence GGACACTTCCTACTCGACTTGGAGTCTGTAAGGTGAACTGCAGAGCACTGGCATTCCTCTTGGTATTTGCAGTGAGTGTAGGTGGCAGTGCCCCAGGGATGTGTCCAACAGCTTGCATCTGTGCCAGTGATATCGTAAGCTGCACCAATAAGAACCTCTCTCGAGTGCCAGGAAATCTCTATAGAAGTATGAAAAGGCTGGATCTGAGTTATAACAAAATTGGATTCTTAGAACCTGAATGGGTCCCAGTGCTGTTTGAGAAGCTGAACACTTTAATAATCAATCATAATAGCATTAGCAGCATTATCACTGGAAGCTTTTCCACAACCCCAAACCTGAAGTACCTAGACTTGTCGTCCAACAGCCTGAAGACACTGGGCAGCCCCGTGTTTCAGGAGCTGGGGGCCCTGGAAGTTCTTCTGCTTTACAACAATCAGATAACACATATAGAGTCTTCAGCCTTTGGAGGATTGTACAAATTACAGAAACTGTATTTAAGCTATAACTTTCTCTTGCATTTCCCACTGGACTTGTATGTTGGAAAGCACAAGCTGACAGAACTCATACTGCTGGACATTTCCTTTAATCACATCCAGTCGATGCCTGTTCAGCGCCTGAGTTCAGTGCCAGCCAAGCATCTTAGCGGAGTTTATCTTCACGGCAACCCATTTTATTGTGACTGCACGCTGTACTCTATGCTCATCTTCTGGTATCAAAGGCACTTCAGCTCTGTGGTGGACTTCAAAAGTGAGTACACCTGTTTATTGCGATCAGATCCAAGAGGTTACAACAGACAGCCTTTACTGCATGACAACTTTCTGAACTGCTCTGAAAGCACCATCAACAGCTCTTTTCAAGCGTTTGGGTTTTTTCATGATGCCCAGGTGGGTGACAGGCTGATCGTTCACTGTGACAGCAGAATCGGCGATGCAGGCACACACTTCGTTTGGGTTAGTCCAGACAATAAATTGCTGGAGCCAGACATGCAGACCGACAAATTTAGGGTTTTTCATAATGGGAGCCTGGAGATAAGAGATGCCCGGATAGAGGACTCTGGGCTGTACTCCTGCACTgcaataaataagaaaagactATTAAATGAAACTATAGAGGTTAGAATAAATGTTAGCAATTTTACAGTTAACAGGCCTCATGCTCATGAAGCATTTAATACAGCTTTTACCACCCTTGCTGCCTGTGTAGCCAGTATTGTTTTAGTACTGCTTTATCTCTACCTGACCCCATGTCCGTGTCAATGCAAGACAAAGCggaggaagaggaagctgaaCCAAAGCAGCGCCCACACATCCATACTGAACTCCACACCGCCCCAAGAGCTGCCTGCTGATGAGAAGAAGGCCAGCACTGGCAAACGAGTGGTTTTCCTGGAACCTGTACATGAACCAAAACACAGTCAGAATGGGAAGGTAAAACTGTTTCCTAATGACAATGTCATTGCTGAGAGTATCTTAAAAACTACTCGAACAAAATCCGATTCTGATTCTGTCAACTCTGTGTTCTCAGATACACCTTTCATGCCATCAACTTAG